The window ACACGATTGCCTAATTTTGTGTCTCAAATCAactcatgttgtttttgttgttgttgttttggcacTAATTTGAAGTTCCATCCCTCTGTCATTCGTTAAATGATTGTTTGGAACCTTGTTGACTTTCTAGCATGGGCTAGCATCTTTAAATCCTCATTTTCAGAGAtaataaatcatcaaaaatcGTAAATTTGCCAGTAACTGTTattatgatgactgaatcaagattacggcttatatgcgcataaattagacttgacatgatTGAACTTGGAAGGTGACCGGCACGAAAGCCCATAAcgcaaaacaaatgtattttgacgtcgattaatgaaattcaataaaaaaataaaccgtatctttcaaaaaaacatgaaaaaagtcACTTACCGTATTTATAACGCgagtataacgcgcacccataatttgtgactaaaaattggcatacatttttttatccattttttttagctcacaccaaggattgcaccggtactggtaactggcaaatgctgaacacatgtcGCCATGAGAAAACATTaattcacaacatatggtacggAAACCTGGTCAAACAAGCTAAcagtatgaacacaattctcaattggaatttacaatttttcatCCTTAAAttcacaatatttaaaaaatttcaGTCTGATTCTCCAAACAAATGATTATGGACTCGTGTGAACAGGTGCCCCGCTAACGTTTCCCTGTAtcaacttataaaaaaaatgtacaacccTATAATACCCTATAAACTTCCCAACAGCTATTTGGGAAGGGGTGGCTTTTGTAAACAAAGGTGGATTAACGCCACCTGGCGGACAAACTTAGGTTTAACGTCTCCCATTATAACGGCAGCAGAGGGGACTTTTTCACCAACAGAGGGCAGTTTTACACCGCGATTTGTGTATAACGTGCACCCAAATTTGCTTTcgtttttttggtacaaaatgttGCAcgttatactcaaataaatatgataatagcaaaaaaaatattctaaaatctCCATTTATCATCCCCCTATTTGTGCTGCCAACCCCCAAATACCAAGTAATAACTTCTCTTAGAATAATCTattgaattatgttttttttttttaaatataaatacccGCAATAAAAATCTTCCAAATCAGGACATCAATTAGCCAATTTATAATTTGCAGGCGTGTTTCTGGACAGAAGATCTGGGAGCAAAGTAGGACAAAGGGATCCATGTGCTTGAATCTGCTGTTATGCAAGAAGGTGGGGGGCTTATGTTGGGGGATGTGATGTCATTTGGTGTGTGTGCTGTGAGTCAGCGCTTACATAAAGAGCAGCAGGTTGGCGTCAAGTCGGGTTGAAAATTGCTGCACAGCCTGGGTTGCTGCGCTAAAGCGGGCTCAATATTAATTCACTGGCAGGAGATTTGTTTCATATTCATCTTTTCCAAAGATAAGTCAACATCCAAGGGTGCTCAACAGTCCTTTTACAATGtgtgatatgtgtgtgtgtgtctatgtggggggggggggggggggggggtctgcgGCATGCTGGGAATCCTGCCATTGAGCGCAGATGCTGTTTGGCTTAttcagacaacaacaacaacaacacactttTTTATCATCACTGAGTGGATAACACCAGCTTCGTCCCTATTAATCGACAAATAATTAATTCTTAATTATAGGGAAGGTCGATTCATGGAGCTAGAACAGTTTCCCCAATCTTTTATGTactaatgtaatttaaaaaaaatattcaggttaattTAGTACAATATTCCATCATTGGGAAATGAAGGATTCAGTTTGATAAATTTTGTTGTtggaaatgtgtatatatatctttacCTTTGATAATTTACCATGTTACATCTGATTTGGAACGAACTGGTTTCGAGACAATGTTATTTTGTATGGAAACAATTCCATTTTGATTTTAGAAGTTTTTTATTGTGTTCATGTCTGAAAAATGCAAAGCAAATCACCAAAAACAGTTGCATTGCATCTTTGATGCGGACGTCTCACTCTGTGACCAGCAAAAGGTCAGTGGGCAGATTTCTGTCCTAGCCATGACCCCAAACGCAACGAGGTCGATGGGTCGAGTGGTTTGTGACCGattatgatgctttttgtgtttgcCTTGAATCTTAATAACTTCAATCTTTTTCCACCTCATTCCGAACTTCTAAAAATTCTCCTCTCGTGACCGACTTCTGATCACGTGATTAGGGATACCCCACCTGGATTATTCTCATTCTTCATTCTTTCACTCACATAGACGTTATATTGATTTGAGCTGGGAAAACTAGGATTGACTTAGCATGTTTAGCTGGAGACGTTTAATCGCTGCCAACTTGcccagtcaaaacggattggataGCCATCACCGTTAATCGTAGGCtaatacataaaaacaaatgcattttaagaacttaatttttttctgaattaaaaatacaaaaaggtaCCAAAGACTCATAACCCCCCCAAGGAACATGTTGGGGGTTCACTCAATTAATATGCATTTTAGGTTGATATTGACAGCATTACACAAGAACATTAGGGTTTTGCGTTAAATGAACAGTAGGACCTAACTACGGTGTTGTCCCCAAATTTTACAAATTTACAAGTACACTAGCATTTACGGGTTAAAATTTGGGGGGTagggctgggggggggggggggggtttggggtcAAAAATTGATTTATGATGGTTCTGGAATGGATGTTTTGAAAGGGGAACATTAATTTGACATACAAATACATTGAGTTATGCCAtaggcatacctgtcaactggtacgttctcgccgtaattggtacaactgaaagcccatttttatattggtacgctgtacacatgaaaatggtacgctaaacggtgattttgagaaaaaaaaataaattaaggcactttctagccatttttcaccatccgccattgtttcttcccggaaacgcatgtctgccaagtgatatatgtaccggcgcctctgattggctaaaaaaaaaagatcatgataaacatttcgttttgtaacactttcaccatgtgatttccgtttcctgttcccttgtttatgtttactttcatttgatcagctgtttctggtctgtttacaagtcaagaatgttcgtgattttttacaaaaaagtaaagtggtaagattttccatgtatttatacatatatgtaagggcgaaaacaaaatttggtaagatcacaaatggttcgaggttgacaggtatgcatagGACAAAAATAGTAGAACTATTGAACATAttttcattgataaaaattccaagagttaataaaataatgtgaCATCAAGTTTTTAGATTTTGTTTCCAAGCTCATTAACTGCCTTTGACTAATGACTAATTATTGtcgatttcatttttaaaagaaactaATGCCTTCTATTTACTCAAATACTGTATAACAGATGTTGGTGGGAGATCAGAAATGGAATCAAAAGTTTGACAAGCATTTCATTAGACTCATACAGCATCAATAATTCAtgagtgtaaaaataaaaaaataataataataattcaagatTGGTGTCATGTGTGCAAGTTACCTTATAAACGTTCTCGGTAATTCGGTGGACTTCGTCGGTTCTCGACATTTCGACGTTTTCTGCGGGCAGCTGAGCGCTCATTAGGATGGCTTCCCTGCTTccgttcctcttcttcttctagtTTTGGTTTCGGTCGTGTCGCGGCAGGCGTTTGCTCGTGTGGCTGGCTTTTATAGGAAAGCCCCACCGACACCGCACCGGCGAACCCACGCGTGCTCGTGCCGAAGGGGGCGGTGGGCGGAGCTAACGCAAGAGTCGGCGTCTAATTCATTGGAGAAAGCTGGATTTTACGACGTCATTGAATGTAGCGTTGCCGGCCACGCCTTCTGCACTGCATCACCTCGCATATTTATTTGGACCTTTGATCGGCATGTATGTAACATATGACGTCCAGCTGGCGTGACGTGAAAACCCAAAGCGCTCAGGCTGGCAAAAGAGGGGCAATAGACTTGAAGGTCGCCTCAAGGACGCGTGGAGGCACGCAGGTGATTCATGCGCATAGGCGTCGGTCGCACACTCCCACGGAACGCGTGGAAGTGGAGGCAGCATccaatgaataataaaatgtactgtCTCCTTGTGGACTAAACGAGTACTACGTCTATGCTGAGGAAAAGATGAGCAAGATGACTTTCTTTGGGGAAGtgtattttacatttcattacAGTAATAATACATAAGGGGCCTGGTTTTAAGGCCTCTGTGGGTTCGAAATTGATGTCGCACTTGAATATGTGGAATATTAAACaccgtaaaaataaaaaaataaaaatcctacCATCCGAATCCATCGGGAAATCCACTTTAGTTGGAAAAATGGCACCACTTCCCAATAAAAAGGTTCAAATGTtggataatgatgatgatgatgggcaAGTCATACAAAAAGCTTTAAGAACTCCTTTGTAGGACAGTTGAAAGGTTAATGCCCGGCTTTTACGCGGCCAGCAGCTCCACCTTCCTCCTCGGACGTTCTCGCCCTGAAGGAGACACAGAGTCAAAACAAGTCTGCTGAGAATATGGCGTCAACAAATAACTGTATGAataagatactgtatgaatcaaaagcccattattagggtcaatatcataaggaagttagtaagtCATCCAGTAatagttgttttcttactgcaaaacagaaaataaccaaccagtaaatgttaatttgccaatATCTACTAGTTAAAAAGGGTATAACAACGCTGTAAGTCttctgcgcatataagccttacccttgattcaattttttttttttagtgacaaatatgGCGTGTATGCAAGAAACTGTTATTACAATGACAGGATTTAAGCTCTATGCAACTTCTTACGTTACTTTGCAGAGGGCATATCAAGGAAGGAATTAGgctatttcaatgtaaaataaggcTCTACATGGGAAAAATCCTAGTTGCAAAACCACTTGTAGACCAATTAATTTCAGAAGTAGAGCTACTACTGTATTCTGATTTGCATATTTACTGTACTCTGTACCCTCttactactgtgacaatgaaatttcccaaatacgggataaataaagttatccaatccaaatcatCCACTGCGAACGAGATGATGCCCAAATTATCCATTTAACCCGCTTCCAAAGTATGACGCTAAGACAAACCTTTCTCTTCACCGGCCTCGGGAATACCTGGCAGTTCCTCCTGAGGAACATCAGGAAGCTCGACGTCGCCCTGCTAAGAAGGTGCCAGAAATGTCTAAGTACTCAACAATCATAACAATCAAGAAAATAAAGATGGATGGAATTGTACCTGAGTGATAGCCTCCAGCTCGGCCAGCACAGCTTCTTCATCTTCTTGCGTCAAGGAACCAGACAACATCTCGTCGATTTGCtatgtataaattaaaaaatgtgatatgTTTTGGTAACAAACTAGACTCAAACTCTTCATTCTCAACTCAAATTCTACTAGTTTAcatatacctgtcaacttatgcattttcccgtattttatacttatttttttatcatttcaaattgagtACGCAGTATAAAAACTTTTGTCATGgcttttaatctttttaaagtattttttttgtaaaaccgatctcgttttacccatttcggctcggaaatttgaaacttttgagtgagtaactatgtgccgtgttgcatttgtatggtttattatcgcttaataagggaaattgcaattattaataaaGGGAGGAACAgtccgaggttgacaggtatgcagtgATTGAGTTAAATGTGTTGATCCTAATTTGTTCACTcattataaagaaaaatatatttttttaaaagactcaCTCGTTGGTATTCGACAGCATCTTGCGTTTCATCCATGATGCGTTCAACTTCTTCAATGGACAttacctgggaaaaaaaagcatggaGGTGAAACATGGCTTCACATTCAAATCCAAAATAGTTGGTAAAATAACATTGGACATCTATTTGATGTCATCAGGTCCACCTATTTGAAATAATTAAGATTGGCTAAACAAGAAAGAGGTTGCGGCCTACCTCGTGCATTTTCTTCAGACATTGGTTTCCAACTCGGAGACCGTCGATGACTTTCTTCTCAATCTGTGCAAACTCCAGGTCCTGAACCTAAAACATTGGTCAACCAGAGCAGAGGGGTTAAAAGAGCACAGACCATGGCAGTCCGGATTGGCGACAGGGACTAACCATGCGCTCCAAGTTGCTGATCTGGTTGTCCGTCTTGTCCAGAAGTTGTTCCTGATAACGCTTCTTCTTCAGCAGAAGCAGCGCTTTACTGAAAAAGGACACCCACCAGGCGTCAGCATAACATCCATTAATGGCAGATGTGTTTTTCGCAGGGCAACTCACTcttttctgccatttttcagCAACTGCTTAGCTAAAAGTCTTTCCTTTTCCAGCTGCAGGCTGATTTTCTTCTGGTACTGTCTCAGTTTATCTCGTTGCTGTTTGAGTTGCTGCATAAACACAACACGAAAACGTCTTAGCAATGCATCCACAAATCTAAAATTAACAGTTGAGGAAAATACTGAACTTAATTATCTGAGTCAAAACACTTGGAAAACggctaatacaaaaaaaacacacaaatataccTTTACAAACGTCTGCGAATTAAAATGTGGTAAGTAACGCgcagttatatatattttttttatatcgtaATATGACTTCAAATTGAGTTTTGAGCAAGACTTACCAAAACGGCCTTGTCTTGTTCTGTCACTCGAGTCTGCttcttttttccaaacaaaTTCCCCATTCCGACAAAACATTACAACCCCCAAATTGTGCCCGCAATAATTTCCGAGGATTTGCCCTGTTTTGTCACCTTTGGGTAAAGAATTTAAGATATAGACAGCTTGCTAGCTGGCTAACTTTTGCTAAGAGGGCGTGGACAGAGACCACACCCACAAGTATGACGGGACTCTCACATTGACAAACAGAATCCCTTCACATCATGGAGTATGCAAGTagagatattatatatatatggatagatGTCACAAAACGGAGTCGGCGGCTTAAGTGACTGGTGGGCATCTTGCGTCGGGGATCTCTATTAGGGAATCCGTATTGGTTTCTTCGATTTATCAACTCTTTGGTtcataataaatgtatttacgtGGCTACGACTCACGGATGTTGGGGCAAATGCTTTTGGTTCTAAGTTAATTcacgtttgtaaaaaaaaaaaaaaaaaaaaagacattgtaataataatttgagGATGAAACAGCTGCAAACATggtaaaaattgaaaaaattcaCTGTCCGGTGCATGAGTGATGAGCACGTTGGCCTCATGGTgagggatctgggttcaaatccaggtcggtccacctatgtggagtttgcatgttgtccccggatctgtgtgggttttctccgggtacttttgtttcctcctacattccaaagacatgcatggtaggctgattggacactctaaattgctcctaggtatgagtgtgagcttgaatggttgcctctctcctgtagcactgtgattggctggccaccaattcagggtgtctcccacctctggcccgaagtcagctgggatatgctccagcaccccccgcgaccctagtgaggataaagcagttcagaaaatgagatgagacgttATATTTAGCAAACAGCTGTGACGCAAAACGGCCTGATAAGTGACAAAGCTAATCTGTGTGAATGTAAACaactatttctttttaaatatgataTCGAAAGATTAAAGAATGTAAACTAGTTTTATAAAGGCTAAAATGTTCTATTGTTTATACGATAACTCTAATCCATTAAGaacattatataatatattgaataaaatacatgaataaaatcaaaattttaattCGCAGATTTCAAGAACACTTAAAATAAAGAGAACAATGTTTAGGATCAATAATTTCACATCGATTCCACAgtataaataatcattttttgctTGTTGCATCCTGGCTACCGGGTGCTACATATAAAGTGTCAGCATCAGACCGGGATGTCATCAATGCTGGTGTAAAATGAAGGGGACAGTGTAGCTTATGTCATGTGATGATGGATCCCCTTTCCCGCTGCCTTTTCTAGCAAAATTGGTTGCGTGCCCCACCCTTTACTGTATTCAACGAAAATGTTTAGGTAGACGGCACGAAAGTGGCCTAAAGTTTATCGTCACAGCTGCCGCACAATGCCTTCGTCAGCACTGGCCGTTTCGTCAGGCAAGCGACGCCACTGGAAGGTGGTGCTGAGCGAGCATGGCTCGTCCTCTTCGCTCTCCTGCTCCTTGGCCAACTCCAGGAAAACCTGCAAAGGCAGAAATGATCGGTTGTCACTGGCGTCGTGTCGCCAGGGCTAAAATTCAGGGACAAACAAAAGACTTTGAAATCTGCCTTAGGATTGATTTGCTAGTTCTAGATTCTAGATCTTATTGTTTAACATTCACTATCAGAAATATTGGCCATTATCCTCTATTTGGTGTTTCTCAATATCTGTGGAATTTCAATAGACTAGAAACCTGTCTGTGAGTTCTCGTTCCTTCAAAACTGGACCTCTCATTTCGGTGATGAAGTAAACACGCAAAGGCTAATTGGACTGGTAGGTTAACAGTGCTGCCCCGGGCCACAGTTTGGGACCCTTGAGATTTCCTATAGGCTGTCAATTCCTAtaacacttcaaatggattggacatcaaatATCTTGAATGGCTACCAATGAGGTAAAAATCTGTGGTTTTTTATGATGAGGACAATGGGTGAAGACTCACCTGTTCCAAGGTGGACTGTGAAAAGTTGTAATCCTCAAACTTGAACATTTGCTTCACtgcaaaaacatatataatcaTTTGAAGATGTCAGAACAAGCAGTGTTTGTGTGCTCACATGGGTATACTGACCGCGCTCCAGCTGCGAGAAGGCATCGGCTAGCGAGTCTACGTCTTCTGTGGGAATTTTGTACACCATCATTGTAGTAAAGCTGAAGAGGAATAAAGTATCAGTCAACCCAAAACTacctctagcgcctttttaaatcatatttctttttcattactcttctgcatgcatactctgtgatactcattgattagaaacagcgtacaaaatgttttcttttactttaaaagtggtaaaatgacaataaaatatacacacagtcatacctctacttaagaattttcaggtcatgatttttttttatatgcaattgagtgactcgagatatgaaaaagatccacgtcacaaaacccccaaaaagtaaatgcctttccttatccgttattttattttgaaaatatggtTGCAGATGCCTTGACTGTCACCTTAGAACATCactaccctctactgggctctcattctatctcatataatGCCAATAGCCTCATTTCctgataattttctctcattttttgtgttttctcacatctttcatacaaaattgggacactgaccaattttaaagggtttagttggtagttgtgtgagaactgtggaatgaattagaggttttacatataaagt is drawn from Stigmatopora nigra isolate UIUO_SnigA chromosome 18, RoL_Snig_1.1, whole genome shotgun sequence and contains these coding sequences:
- the chmp6b gene encoding charged multivesicular body protein 6 isoform X2, which produces MGNLFGKKKQTRVTEQDKAVLQLKQQRDKLRQYQKKISLQLEKERLLAKQLLKNGRKDKALLLLKKKRYQEQLLDKTDNQISNLERMVQDLEFAQIEKKVIDGLRVGNQCLKKMHEVMSIEEVERIMDETQDAVEYQRQIDEMLSGSLTQEDEEAVLAELEAITQGDVELPDVPQEELPGIPEAGEEKGRERPRRKVELLAA
- the chmp6b gene encoding charged multivesicular body protein 6 isoform X1 translates to MGNLFGKKKQTRVTEQDKAVLQLKQQRDKLRQYQKKISLQLEKERLLAKQLLKNGRKDKALLLLKKKRYQEQLLDKTDNQISNLERMVQDLEFAQIEKKVIDGLRVGNQCLKKMHEVMSIEEVERIMDETQDAVEYQRQIDEMLSGSLTQEDEEAVLAELEAITQQGDVELPDVPQEELPGIPEAGEEKGRERPRRKVELLAA